A genomic segment from Nematostella vectensis chromosome 6, jaNemVect1.1, whole genome shotgun sequence encodes:
- the LOC5521517 gene encoding uncharacterized protein LOC5521517 isoform X3: protein MAEDAVTESSVYEPSYGSWEDDFQSLSPFGADWEMEQEFFKSDASCFDFESCKTQGPTLAELNDQRSLSPLINPEMERLHRIATRTEPEPSCFAGKKNANHSQTFANENANKNEEGEVFVECKKEGEMEKEYPSCKFANRESEVKVERTCLASLPVRTATTTTMVQNQDEPKTIELASCDLMKRILQENKFDVKSSVPIPKLVTPELKFQSYTDESEKSRGNFTVSRTQGNEENDQEFEPMEIHDDSGDEDVDSDDDYDDREGDSTAKIRKGRRSDTDDLSPNPRRLLEIGRELNRLNKVISDLKPIHSLPLNARNKSRKEKNKLASRACRLKKKAQHEANKLKLHGLELEQQRLIHVIEKVRSEIIHTSDGHVTPGSLSSKVESLVTSAVGNQAVAGHTSEFIDSVLKATAQLTNPKLTSMDEIHLDL from the exons ATGGCCGAAGATGCGGTCACAGAAAGCTCAGTCTATGAGCCGAGCTATGGGTCTTGGGAGGACGATTTCCAGTCGCTCTCTCCCTTCGGAGCAGATTGGGAAATGGAGCAAGAATTCTTCAAGTCGGATGCAAGCTGCTTTGATTTTGAGAGTTGTAAAACACAAGGACCAACGCTGGCTGAGCTTAATGATCAGCGATCGCTCTCTCCGCTTATAAACCCTGAAATGGAAAGACTCCATCGTATTGCAACCCGCACGGAGCCAGAGCCTTCGTGTTTCGCAGGGAAAAAGAATGCAAATCACTCACAGACATTTGCCAACGAAAATGCAAACAAAAACGAGGAGGGTGAAGTCTTTGTGGAATGTAAAAAAGAGGGAGAAATGGAGAAAGAATATCCTTCATGTAAATTTGCTAATCGAGAAAGCGAAGTGAAGGTAGAGAGAACTTGCTTGGCGAGTTTGCCTGTGAGAACGGCCACAACCACAACCATGGTCCAAAACCAGGACGAACCAAAAACGATCGAGCTTGCAAGCTGTGATCTCATGAAGAGAATTTTGCAAGAGAATAAGTTCGATGTTAAAAGCTCAGTGCCTATTCCAAAACTGGTTACACCGGAATTGAAATTTCAGTCGTACACAGACGAGTCAGAAAAGTCGCGGGGAAATTTCACTGTGTCTCGGACACAAGGAAACGAAGAGAACGATCAGGAATTCGAGCCGATGGAAATCCACGATGATTCTGGCGATGAGGATGTGGATTCTGACGACGATTATGATGATAGGGAAGGAGATAGCACTGCCAAGATACGGAAAGGGAGACGGAGTGACACAGATGACCTGAGTCCGAATCCGAGAAGATTACTCGAGATTGGGAGAGAATTGAACCGGTTAAACAAGGTTATAAGCGATCTGAAACCCATCCATAGCCTGCCACTGAACGCCAGGAACAAGTCTaggaaagagaaaaacaaGCTTGCTTCGAG GGCTTGTCGACTGAAGAAGAAAGCTCAGCATGAGGCCAACAAACTCAAACTGCATGGCCTGGAACTTGAGCAAC AGCGCCTTATCCATGTGATTGAAAAGGTCCGGAGCGAGATAATCCACACATCAGATGGACATGTAACACCAGGTTCTCTGAGCAGCAAAGTGGAATCTCTTGTCACATCTGCTGTAG GTAACCAGGCAGTAGCAGGACATACATCCGAATTCATTGATTCTGTCCTCAAGGCAACAGCACAGTTGACAAACCCTAAGTTAACAAGCATGGATGAGATACATCTTGATTTGTAA
- the LOC5521517 gene encoding uncharacterized protein LOC5521517 isoform X2 yields MRKGLEVRPSPVLGVEQPFGEAYSLYDSEGYQCNTNTMAEDAVTESSVYEPSYGSWEDDFQSLSPFGADWEMEQEFFKSDASCFDFESCKTQGPTLAELNDQRSLSPLINPEMERLHRIATRTEPEPSCFAGKKNANHSQTFANENANKNEEGEVFVECKKEGEMEKEYPSCKFANRESEVKVERTCLASLPVRTATTTTMVQNQDEPKTIELASCDLMKRILQENKFDVKSSVPIPKLVTPELKFQSYTDESEKSRGNFTVSRTQGNEENDQEFEPMEIHDDSGDEDVDSDDDYDDREGDSTAKIRKGRRSDTDDLSPNPRRLLEIGRELNRLNKVISDLKPIHSLPLNARNKSRKEKNKLASRACRLKKKAQHEANKLKLHGLELEQQRLIHVIEKVRSEIIHTSDGHVTPGSLSSKVESLVTSAVTRQ; encoded by the exons ATGCGAAAGGGTTTGGAAGTGCGCCCT TCTCCTGTGCTAGGAGTGGAGCAGCCGTTCGGAGAAGCTTACTCTCTTTACGACAGTGAGGGTTACCAGTGCAATACGAACACGATGGCCGAAGATGCGGTCACAGAAAGCTCAGTCTATGAGCCGAGCTATGGGTCTTGGGAGGACGATTTCCAGTCGCTCTCTCCCTTCGGAGCAGATTGGGAAATGGAGCAAGAATTCTTCAAGTCGGATGCAAGCTGCTTTGATTTTGAGAGTTGTAAAACACAAGGACCAACGCTGGCTGAGCTTAATGATCAGCGATCGCTCTCTCCGCTTATAAACCCTGAAATGGAAAGACTCCATCGTATTGCAACCCGCACGGAGCCAGAGCCTTCGTGTTTCGCAGGGAAAAAGAATGCAAATCACTCACAGACATTTGCCAACGAAAATGCAAACAAAAACGAGGAGGGTGAAGTCTTTGTGGAATGTAAAAAAGAGGGAGAAATGGAGAAAGAATATCCTTCATGTAAATTTGCTAATCGAGAAAGCGAAGTGAAGGTAGAGAGAACTTGCTTGGCGAGTTTGCCTGTGAGAACGGCCACAACCACAACCATGGTCCAAAACCAGGACGAACCAAAAACGATCGAGCTTGCAAGCTGTGATCTCATGAAGAGAATTTTGCAAGAGAATAAGTTCGATGTTAAAAGCTCAGTGCCTATTCCAAAACTGGTTACACCGGAATTGAAATTTCAGTCGTACACAGACGAGTCAGAAAAGTCGCGGGGAAATTTCACTGTGTCTCGGACACAAGGAAACGAAGAGAACGATCAGGAATTCGAGCCGATGGAAATCCACGATGATTCTGGCGATGAGGATGTGGATTCTGACGACGATTATGATGATAGGGAAGGAGATAGCACTGCCAAGATACGGAAAGGGAGACGGAGTGACACAGATGACCTGAGTCCGAATCCGAGAAGATTACTCGAGATTGGGAGAGAATTGAACCGGTTAAACAAGGTTATAAGCGATCTGAAACCCATCCATAGCCTGCCACTGAACGCCAGGAACAAGTCTaggaaagagaaaaacaaGCTTGCTTCGAG GGCTTGTCGACTGAAGAAGAAAGCTCAGCATGAGGCCAACAAACTCAAACTGCATGGCCTGGAACTTGAGCAAC AGCGCCTTATCCATGTGATTGAAAAGGTCCGGAGCGAGATAATCCACACATCAGATGGACATGTAACACCAGGTTCTCTGAGCAGCAAAGTGGAATCTCTTGTCACATCTGCT GTAACCAGGCAGTAG
- the LOC5521517 gene encoding uncharacterized protein LOC5521517 isoform X1 has product MRKGLEVRPSPVLGVEQPFGEAYSLYDSEGYQCNTNTMAEDAVTESSVYEPSYGSWEDDFQSLSPFGADWEMEQEFFKSDASCFDFESCKTQGPTLAELNDQRSLSPLINPEMERLHRIATRTEPEPSCFAGKKNANHSQTFANENANKNEEGEVFVECKKEGEMEKEYPSCKFANRESEVKVERTCLASLPVRTATTTTMVQNQDEPKTIELASCDLMKRILQENKFDVKSSVPIPKLVTPELKFQSYTDESEKSRGNFTVSRTQGNEENDQEFEPMEIHDDSGDEDVDSDDDYDDREGDSTAKIRKGRRSDTDDLSPNPRRLLEIGRELNRLNKVISDLKPIHSLPLNARNKSRKEKNKLASRACRLKKKAQHEANKLKLHGLELEQQRLIHVIEKVRSEIIHTSDGHVTPGSLSSKVESLVTSAVGNQAVAGHTSEFIDSVLKATAQLTNPKLTSMDEIHLDL; this is encoded by the exons ATGCGAAAGGGTTTGGAAGTGCGCCCT TCTCCTGTGCTAGGAGTGGAGCAGCCGTTCGGAGAAGCTTACTCTCTTTACGACAGTGAGGGTTACCAGTGCAATACGAACACGATGGCCGAAGATGCGGTCACAGAAAGCTCAGTCTATGAGCCGAGCTATGGGTCTTGGGAGGACGATTTCCAGTCGCTCTCTCCCTTCGGAGCAGATTGGGAAATGGAGCAAGAATTCTTCAAGTCGGATGCAAGCTGCTTTGATTTTGAGAGTTGTAAAACACAAGGACCAACGCTGGCTGAGCTTAATGATCAGCGATCGCTCTCTCCGCTTATAAACCCTGAAATGGAAAGACTCCATCGTATTGCAACCCGCACGGAGCCAGAGCCTTCGTGTTTCGCAGGGAAAAAGAATGCAAATCACTCACAGACATTTGCCAACGAAAATGCAAACAAAAACGAGGAGGGTGAAGTCTTTGTGGAATGTAAAAAAGAGGGAGAAATGGAGAAAGAATATCCTTCATGTAAATTTGCTAATCGAGAAAGCGAAGTGAAGGTAGAGAGAACTTGCTTGGCGAGTTTGCCTGTGAGAACGGCCACAACCACAACCATGGTCCAAAACCAGGACGAACCAAAAACGATCGAGCTTGCAAGCTGTGATCTCATGAAGAGAATTTTGCAAGAGAATAAGTTCGATGTTAAAAGCTCAGTGCCTATTCCAAAACTGGTTACACCGGAATTGAAATTTCAGTCGTACACAGACGAGTCAGAAAAGTCGCGGGGAAATTTCACTGTGTCTCGGACACAAGGAAACGAAGAGAACGATCAGGAATTCGAGCCGATGGAAATCCACGATGATTCTGGCGATGAGGATGTGGATTCTGACGACGATTATGATGATAGGGAAGGAGATAGCACTGCCAAGATACGGAAAGGGAGACGGAGTGACACAGATGACCTGAGTCCGAATCCGAGAAGATTACTCGAGATTGGGAGAGAATTGAACCGGTTAAACAAGGTTATAAGCGATCTGAAACCCATCCATAGCCTGCCACTGAACGCCAGGAACAAGTCTaggaaagagaaaaacaaGCTTGCTTCGAG GGCTTGTCGACTGAAGAAGAAAGCTCAGCATGAGGCCAACAAACTCAAACTGCATGGCCTGGAACTTGAGCAAC AGCGCCTTATCCATGTGATTGAAAAGGTCCGGAGCGAGATAATCCACACATCAGATGGACATGTAACACCAGGTTCTCTGAGCAGCAAAGTGGAATCTCTTGTCACATCTGCTGTAG GTAACCAGGCAGTAGCAGGACATACATCCGAATTCATTGATTCTGTCCTCAAGGCAACAGCACAGTTGACAAACCCTAAGTTAACAAGCATGGATGAGATACATCTTGATTTGTAA